A stretch of Motacilla alba alba isolate MOTALB_02 chromosome 18, Motacilla_alba_V1.0_pri, whole genome shotgun sequence DNA encodes these proteins:
- the HEXD gene encoding hexosaminidase D isoform X2: MWRRLVHLDLKGAAPRPQYLEQLLPLLRTLGATGLLLEYEDTFPYTGPLEVLQAPHAYSPEELQALLSWARAQDLDVVPLVQSFGHMEFVLKHREFAHLREVKELPNALNPHKEESLALVKAMIDQVMALHENLQWFHIGCDEVFYLGEGEESKQWLQQQNNTPEKLCLSHIKAVATCLAWSYPTVTPIVWDDMLRGMSEETLAESGVPQLVQPMIWDYGTDINIEGKVQLIEKYRRCGFSKVWLASAFKGATGINQSLTLIGHHLRNQLEWLQVARRSPADVLEGIALTGWQRYDHFAVLCELLPVAIPSLAVCLQTIKNGGFSEKIRENVENILGMPNLEIDTFMSPSLGTFPGSNILTLVTQISFHLKSSVDDLLERNRLFSKWNAVVQDLQVAMEPVFHRCAIEEWMEENVHPSLQKLQEVLDDLDEAIRAQN; the protein is encoded by the exons ATGTGGCGGCGCCTGGTGCACCTGGACCTGAAgggcgccgcgccgcgcccgcagtacctggagcag ctgctgccgctgctccgCACCCTGGGTGCCAccgggctgctgctggaatatGAGGACACCTTCCCGTACACGGGGcccctggaggtgctgcaggccCCCCACGCCTACAG CCCCGAGGAGCTGCAGGcgctgctgagctgggcacgGGCACAGGACCTGGACGTGGTGCCGCTGGTGCAGAGCTTCGGGCACATGGAG TTTGTGCTGAAGCACAGGGAGTTTGCCCATCTGCGGGAGGTGAAGGAGCTGCCCAACGCCCTGAACCCGCACAAGGAGGAGTCACTGGCGCTGGTCAAAGCCATGATTGACCAGGTGATGGCCCTGCACGAGAACCTGCAGTGGTTTCACATCGGATGTGATGAG GTCTTCTACCTTGGCGAAGGAGAGGAGtcaaagcagtggctgcagcagcaaaacaacaCTCCAGAGAAGCTCTGCTTATCCCACATCAAAGCAGTTGCCACTTGTTTGGCCTGGTCTTACCCCACGGTGACACCCATCGTGTGGGACGACATGCTCAGGGGGATGAGTGAGGAAACACTGGCAG AGTCCGGGGTCCCACAGCTGGTGCAGCCCATGATCTGGGACTATGGAACGGACATCAACATAGAGGGCAAAG tgcagcTCATCGAGAAGTACCGCAGGTGTGGCTTCTCCAAGGTGTGGCTTGCAAGTGCCTTCAAGGGAGCCACAGGAATTAATCAGTCTCTCACCCTGATTGGGCACCACCTCAGGAACCAGCTGGAGTGGCTGCAGGTGGCCAGGAGGAGCCCCGCTGATGTCCTCGAAGGTATCGCGCTGACCGGCTGGCAGAG GTATGATCACTTTGCTGTTTTGTGCGAGCTTCTCCCTGTGGCAATTCCCTCCCTGGCCGTGTGTCTGCAGACAATAAAGAATG GTGGCTTTTCTGAAAAGATTAGAGAAAACGTGGAAAACATCCTGGGAATGCCTAACCTGGAAATTGATACTTTCATGAG CCCAAGTCTGGGGACCTTTCCTGGGAGCAATATCCTCACTCTTGTGACACAAATTAGTTTCCACCTCAAGTCCTCAGTGGATGACCTTCTGGAAAGGAACAG GCTCTTCTCCAAGTGGAATGCCGTGGTGCAAGACCTGCAAGTAGCCATGGAGCCAGTTTTCCACAGGTGTGCTATAGAGGAGTGGATGGAGGAGAATGTCCACCCCAGCCTACAGAAGCTGCAGGAAGTGCTGGATGATTTGGATGAAGCAATAAGAGCACAAAATTAG
- the HEXD gene encoding hexosaminidase D isoform X1 produces MWRRLVHLDLKGAAPRPQYLEQLLPLLRTLGATGLLLEYEDTFPYTGPLEVLQAPHAYSPEELQALLSWARAQDLDVVPLVQSFGHMEFVLKHREFAHLREVKELPNALNPHKEESLALVKAMIDQVMALHENLQWFHIGCDEVFYLGEGEESKQWLQQQNNTPEKLCLSHIKAVATCLAWSYPTVTPIVWDDMLRGMSEETLAESGVPQLVQPMIWDYGTDINIEGKVQLIEKYRRCGFSKVWLASAFKGATGINQSLTLIGHHLRNQLEWLQVARRSPADVLEGIALTGWQRYDHFAVLCELLPVAIPSLAVCLQTIKNGGFSEKIRENVENILGMPNLEIDTFMSPSLGTFPGSNILTLVTQISFHLKSSVDDLLERNRYATGWFTLYHRKRKIIHPIIVHHFQPDAVRLFSKWNAVVQDLQVAMEPVFHRCAIEEWMEENVHPSLQKLQEVLDDLDEAIRAQN; encoded by the exons ATGTGGCGGCGCCTGGTGCACCTGGACCTGAAgggcgccgcgccgcgcccgcagtacctggagcag ctgctgccgctgctccgCACCCTGGGTGCCAccgggctgctgctggaatatGAGGACACCTTCCCGTACACGGGGcccctggaggtgctgcaggccCCCCACGCCTACAG CCCCGAGGAGCTGCAGGcgctgctgagctgggcacgGGCACAGGACCTGGACGTGGTGCCGCTGGTGCAGAGCTTCGGGCACATGGAG TTTGTGCTGAAGCACAGGGAGTTTGCCCATCTGCGGGAGGTGAAGGAGCTGCCCAACGCCCTGAACCCGCACAAGGAGGAGTCACTGGCGCTGGTCAAAGCCATGATTGACCAGGTGATGGCCCTGCACGAGAACCTGCAGTGGTTTCACATCGGATGTGATGAG GTCTTCTACCTTGGCGAAGGAGAGGAGtcaaagcagtggctgcagcagcaaaacaacaCTCCAGAGAAGCTCTGCTTATCCCACATCAAAGCAGTTGCCACTTGTTTGGCCTGGTCTTACCCCACGGTGACACCCATCGTGTGGGACGACATGCTCAGGGGGATGAGTGAGGAAACACTGGCAG AGTCCGGGGTCCCACAGCTGGTGCAGCCCATGATCTGGGACTATGGAACGGACATCAACATAGAGGGCAAAG tgcagcTCATCGAGAAGTACCGCAGGTGTGGCTTCTCCAAGGTGTGGCTTGCAAGTGCCTTCAAGGGAGCCACAGGAATTAATCAGTCTCTCACCCTGATTGGGCACCACCTCAGGAACCAGCTGGAGTGGCTGCAGGTGGCCAGGAGGAGCCCCGCTGATGTCCTCGAAGGTATCGCGCTGACCGGCTGGCAGAG GTATGATCACTTTGCTGTTTTGTGCGAGCTTCTCCCTGTGGCAATTCCCTCCCTGGCCGTGTGTCTGCAGACAATAAAGAATG GTGGCTTTTCTGAAAAGATTAGAGAAAACGTGGAAAACATCCTGGGAATGCCTAACCTGGAAATTGATACTTTCATGAG CCCAAGTCTGGGGACCTTTCCTGGGAGCAATATCCTCACTCTTGTGACACAAATTAGTTTCCACCTCAAGTCCTCAGTGGATGACCTTCTGGAAAGGAACAG GTATGCCACAGGCTGGTTCACCCTCTaccacaggaaaaggaagattATTCATCCTATCATAGTGCACCACTTCCAGCCAGATGCAGTCAG GCTCTTCTCCAAGTGGAATGCCGTGGTGCAAGACCTGCAAGTAGCCATGGAGCCAGTTTTCCACAGGTGTGCTATAGAGGAGTGGATGGAGGAGAATGTCCACCCCAGCCTACAGAAGCTGCAGGAAGTGCTGGATGATTTGGATGAAGCAATAAGAGCACAAAATTAG